The Spirulina subsalsa PCC 9445 region TACTGTGAGCGCTGTTTTGCTGGCGATCGCAACTTCTGCCACCCAAGCCGCCTCCCTCACTTGGAACTACGCTGCGGACTCCTCCTCGGATGGGATTAGTGCCTTGGGGGTGGGTTCCCTCAGTGAAAATGAGATGTTTGGGTTAGCCTATGCTCAAGACTCGGAAAACATTTACTTTGCCTTTAATAGCAATCTCTCCTTAGGGGGTAGCAATCCTTGGGGAGATTTCTTCTTAAACTTCAACTACTGGCAAAACCCCAGCATTGACAGTTCCTTGACCAATGGCAACCTATTAGCGGTTCACTTCGACGCAGACAATCAATCCGGGGCAACGCAAGGATTAGGGCTTTATCAACTCAACCCGAACGACAGTCTGCTCTTTACTGCCGACTTTGCCAACTATGACGAGTACAATCAACCCGTGTGGGAGTCTGGCGGTCAAGTTACGAATATTACAGGTTTAGGGATTGGAGAATCTCAGAATTATCTCGGCGCTTATGGTCGTTCCGTTATGG contains the following coding sequences:
- a CDS encoding XDD3 family exosortase-dependent surface protein — protein: MMTQLLAKPLQIATVSAVLLAIATSATQAASLTWNYAADSSSDGISALGVGSLSENEMFGLAYAQDSENIYFAFNSNLSLGGSNPWGDFFLNFNYWQNPSIDSSLTNGNLLAVHFDADNQSGATQGLGLYQLNPNDSLLFTADFANYDEYNQPVWESGGQVTNITGLGIGESQNYLGAYGRSVMGSGTKIGDIQLFEQNQLTLLGLDFSRQPLGSSIFGFSFARSLLPDGNLDWIGHVMAQSGADTMGIIGQFQPGSAFPPPPNLDPTPSPNPDPNPQSVPEPSALMAMVVALVGFCTRKSR